In Flavobacterium cerinum, one genomic interval encodes:
- a CDS encoding DUF349 domain-containing protein — translation MLEEKNDNLPEADGQEQIKSEETVPTANHSAIEAIENSNAEEGEDDSISEGHDIPMLNYEAMSMEELATELDKLVSNQKVMSIRNHVEEIRKDFMAKYHHFIDEKRDEYSHENNGDTTGFDYHYPLKNKFDSTYNKYRELKNQHFKLLQNNLKHNLDVRQAIIEELKGLIDNPGESIQETLKNVNELRDRWKNAGPIPRDKYNHVWNNFHFHIERFYDHLHLDREARDLDFKHNLEQKQKIIARVEELLNESDIPKAFRELQSLHKIWKEEIGPVSRDHREELWNRFSELTKQLHDKREALLVKAKEKEEENLAKKKEIIAQIEAISNETITAHSAWQGQIEKIENLRTAFFQTGKVPLEVNEETWTAFKNAVRNFNAQKNAFYKDIKKDQQDNLNKKLALVEKANALKDNEDFNATTPIMKQIQEEWKKIGHVPRKYSDSIWKDFKDACNHYFDKLHAKRNEANSEEIDAFEKKKDYLEQLREFQLTGEHKADLDAIKQHIENWKTFGRVPHARRHIEGKFNKILDALFDKLSLSKKEAEMVKFNNRLEQLADSDDSRKLENEQIFIMRKIDEVQGEIFQLENNIQFISNAKADNPFIKEINKNIDRHKEELKTWKEKLKQIRSLKQQE, via the coding sequence ATGTTAGAAGAAAAGAATGATAACCTGCCGGAGGCAGACGGACAGGAACAAATTAAAAGTGAAGAAACCGTTCCAACAGCTAATCACTCGGCTATAGAAGCCATCGAAAATTCAAATGCCGAAGAAGGAGAAGATGATTCGATTTCAGAAGGACATGATATCCCGATGCTCAATTATGAAGCCATGTCAATGGAGGAACTGGCTACAGAACTAGACAAACTGGTCTCTAATCAGAAAGTGATGTCCATTCGAAATCACGTAGAAGAAATCAGAAAAGACTTTATGGCCAAATATCATCATTTTATCGATGAGAAAAGAGATGAATACAGCCATGAGAATAACGGAGACACTACCGGCTTTGACTACCACTATCCGTTAAAAAACAAATTCGATAGCACATATAACAAATACAGAGAACTCAAAAATCAACACTTCAAGCTATTACAGAACAATCTAAAACACAATCTGGATGTTCGTCAGGCGATTATTGAGGAGTTAAAGGGGCTGATAGACAATCCGGGAGAAAGTATTCAGGAAACATTAAAAAATGTGAATGAATTACGCGATCGCTGGAAAAATGCAGGACCGATTCCGCGAGACAAATACAATCACGTATGGAATAATTTTCATTTCCATATTGAACGCTTCTATGATCACTTACATTTAGACCGTGAGGCGCGTGATTTAGACTTCAAACACAATCTGGAGCAAAAACAAAAAATCATCGCTCGTGTCGAAGAATTATTAAACGAGAGCGATATCCCTAAAGCATTTCGCGAATTACAATCGTTACATAAAATCTGGAAAGAAGAAATCGGCCCGGTATCCCGTGATCACCGTGAAGAACTATGGAACCGATTCAGCGAGTTAACCAAGCAATTGCACGACAAGCGCGAGGCATTACTTGTAAAAGCCAAAGAGAAAGAAGAAGAGAACCTAGCCAAGAAGAAAGAAATCATTGCGCAAATTGAAGCAATTTCTAATGAAACGATCACAGCACATAGTGCCTGGCAAGGTCAGATTGAAAAAATAGAAAATCTGAGAACCGCATTCTTCCAAACCGGAAAAGTTCCATTGGAAGTAAATGAAGAAACCTGGACCGCTTTTAAAAATGCTGTACGTAATTTTAACGCACAGAAAAATGCCTTCTACAAAGACATTAAAAAAGACCAACAGGACAATCTGAATAAAAAACTGGCATTGGTTGAAAAAGCAAATGCATTAAAAGACAATGAAGATTTTAATGCTACTACTCCAATCATGAAGCAAATTCAGGAAGAATGGAAGAAAATCGGGCATGTCCCGCGCAAATATTCCGACAGTATCTGGAAAGACTTTAAAGATGCCTGCAATCATTATTTCGACAAGCTACACGCTAAACGCAATGAAGCTAACTCGGAAGAAATAGACGCCTTTGAAAAGAAAAAAGACTATCTGGAACAATTAAGAGAATTCCAGCTAACCGGAGAACACAAAGCCGATCTGGACGCCATCAAACAACATATTGAAAACTGGAAGACTTTCGGACGTGTGCCACATGCCAGACGTCATATCGAGGGCAAATTCAACAAGATTCTGGATGCTTTATTCGACAAGTTGAGTTTATCGAAAAAAGAGGCGGAAATGGTTAAATTCAATAATCGACTGGAACAACTGGCCGACAGTGATGACTCCCGAAAACTGGAAAATGAACAAATCTTTATTATGCGTAAGATTGACGAAGTTCAGGGTGAAATCTTCCAATTGGAAAACAACATCCAGTTTATCTCAAATGCCAAGGCCGATAATCCTTTTATTAAAGAAATCAATAAAAACATTGATCGTCATAAAGAAGAATTAAAAACCTGGAAAGAAAAACTAAAACAGATTCGTAGTTTAAAACAACAGGAATAA
- the typA gene encoding translational GTPase TypA, translating into MTSIRNIAIIAHVDHGKTTLVDKIMYHCQLFRENENTGDLILDNNDLERERGITITSKNVSVTYKGTKINIIDTPGHADFGGEVERVLNMADGVLLLVDAFEGPMPQTRFVLQKAIDLGLKPCVVVNKVDKENCTPEEVHEKVFDLMFELGAEEWQLDFPTVYGSAKNNWMSTDWKNQTENIEPLLDMVLEHIPAPKVSEGTPQMLITSLDFSNFTGRIAIGRLQRGELKEGMNVSLVKRDGKIIKSKIKELHVFEGIGRRKIDHVVAGDICAIVGLEGFEIGDTVADFENPEALATIAIDEPTMSMLFTINDSPFFGKEGKFVTSRHIKDRLNKELEKNLALRVNETDSADKFMVFGRGVLHLSVLIETMRREGYELQIGQPQVIIKEVDGVKCEPVEELTIDLPENLSGRAVEFVTVRKGEMLSMEPKGDRMIVKFNIPSRGIIGLRNQLLTATAGEAIMAHRFLEYQPFKGEIAGRINGSLISMENGKAIPYSIDKLQDRGKFFVDPNEDIYEGQVIGENSRGDDMVVNVTKTKKLTNVRSSGADDKARIIPAIKFSLEEALEYIQKDEYVEVTPKSLRLRKIYLNENDRKRFKID; encoded by the coding sequence ATGACATCTATTAGAAACATTGCAATTATCGCTCACGTTGACCACGGTAAAACAACTTTGGTTGACAAGATCATGTATCATTGTCAGTTATTCCGTGAAAACGAGAATACCGGAGACTTAATCCTTGATAATAACGATTTGGAACGTGAAAGAGGAATTACGATTACCTCTAAAAACGTATCGGTAACCTACAAAGGAACGAAGATTAATATTATCGATACTCCGGGCCACGCCGACTTTGGTGGTGAGGTAGAACGTGTATTGAATATGGCTGATGGTGTATTGTTGCTTGTGGATGCTTTCGAAGGTCCGATGCCGCAAACCCGTTTCGTATTACAGAAAGCAATCGACTTAGGATTAAAACCATGTGTGGTTGTAAACAAAGTGGATAAAGAAAACTGTACTCCGGAAGAAGTTCATGAAAAAGTATTTGACTTAATGTTTGAATTAGGGGCTGAAGAGTGGCAGTTGGATTTCCCAACCGTTTACGGATCAGCTAAAAATAACTGGATGTCGACTGACTGGAAGAATCAGACAGAAAACATCGAGCCATTATTAGATATGGTATTGGAGCACATTCCGGCGCCAAAAGTTTCGGAAGGTACACCGCAAATGCTAATTACTTCTTTGGACTTCTCTAACTTTACTGGACGTATCGCTATCGGACGTTTACAAAGAGGTGAATTAAAAGAAGGAATGAATGTGTCTTTGGTAAAACGCGATGGTAAAATCATCAAATCTAAAATCAAAGAATTACACGTTTTTGAAGGAATTGGAAGAAGAAAAATTGATCATGTGGTAGCGGGTGATATCTGTGCTATTGTTGGTTTAGAAGGATTTGAAATCGGGGATACGGTTGCTGATTTTGAAAACCCGGAAGCATTGGCAACAATTGCTATCGATGAGCCTACAATGAGTATGTTGTTTACAATTAACGACTCACCTTTCTTCGGAAAAGAAGGAAAATTTGTTACTTCTCGTCACATTAAAGACAGATTGAATAAAGAATTAGAGAAAAACTTAGCGTTACGTGTTAATGAAACGGATAGTGCTGATAAATTCATGGTTTTCGGACGTGGAGTACTACATTTATCAGTTTTAATTGAAACAATGCGTCGTGAAGGATATGAGCTTCAAATCGGTCAGCCGCAAGTAATCATCAAAGAAGTTGATGGTGTTAAGTGTGAGCCGGTTGAGGAATTAACAATCGATTTACCTGAAAATCTTTCCGGTCGTGCAGTTGAATTTGTAACGGTGCGTAAAGGAGAAATGTTGAGTATGGAGCCGAAAGGGGATCGTATGATTGTTAAATTCAACATTCCGTCACGTGGAATCATCGGATTGCGTAACCAATTGTTAACAGCGACTGCCGGTGAAGCAATTATGGCACACCGATTCCTGGAATACCAACCTTTTAAAGGTGAGATTGCAGGACGTATCAACGGATCACTTATTTCAATGGAGAACGGAAAAGCAATTCCTTACTCAATTGATAAATTACAGGATCGAGGTAAGTTCTTTGTTGATCCGAACGAAGATATCTACGAAGGTCAGGTAATTGGTGAGAATTCACGTGGTGATGATATGGTGGTTAACGTAACTAAAACGAAAAAATTAACCAACGTACGTTCTTCCGGAGCTGATGATAAAGCAAGAATTATTCCGGCAATCAAATTCTCATTAGAGGAAGCGTTAGAATATATCCAAAAAGATGAATATGTAGAGGTAACACCTAAATCATTACGTCTTCGTAAGATCTATTTAAATGAAAATGATAGAAAACGATTTAAAATCGACTAA
- the rpsT gene encoding 30S ribosomal protein S20: MANHKSALKRIRSNEKKRVLNRYQHKTTRNAIKALRLATDKAEASAKLSAVISMIDKLAKKNVIHDNKASNLKSKLTKHVAKLA, encoded by the coding sequence ATGGCAAATCATAAGTCGGCTTTAAAAAGAATCAGAAGCAACGAAAAGAAAAGAGTATTAAACAGATACCAACATAAAACTACACGTAACGCTATTAAAGCTCTACGTTTAGCAACTGATAAAGCAGAAGCATCAGCTAAATTGTCTGCTGTTATCTCTATGATTGACAAGTTAGCTAAGAAAAATGTTATCCATGATAACAAAGCTTCTAACTTGAAATCTAAATTAACGAAGCACGTAGCTAAATTAGCATAA